One Amphiprion ocellaris isolate individual 3 ecotype Okinawa chromosome 5, ASM2253959v1, whole genome shotgun sequence genomic region harbors:
- the LOC111588011 gene encoding kazrin-A-like has product MKWIRDIDLKEFAENLQGKGIHGAVIAMDQSFDTDAMAKALGIPSNKHMLHRHLYEEMKSLAVTLCNAEQSTEIIGSSSPVAVNRFTDERVSMIRSGKSPLRLRANSQSVERSLGFHGSCSSLPREAKVQAVPRTKGSPMHTFKSVEITNV; this is encoded by the exons ATGAAGTGGATCAGAGACATCGACCTCAAG gaGTTTGCAGAAAATCTTCAGGGTAAAGGGATTCATGGTGCAGTGATTGCTATGGACCAGTCCTTTGATACGGACGCCATGGCCAAAGCTCTGGGGATCCCCAGCAACAAACACATGCTGCATCGACACCTGTATGAAGAGATGAAATCCCTCGCTGTCACTCTCTG taATGCCGAGCAGAGCACTGAGATCATTGGTTCTTCTTCACCTGTGGCTGTTAACCGCTTTACTGATGAGAGGGTGTCTATGATAAGATCAGGAAAG AGTCCACTGAGGTTGCGCGCCAACAGCCAGTCAGTGGAGCGAAGTCTGGGCTTCCACGGAAGCTGCAGCTCTTTGCCCAGAGAGGCCAAAGTGCAGGCTGTTCCCCGCACCAAAGGTAGCCCCATGCACACCTTCAAGAGTGTTGAAATCACCAACGTGTGA